TTAATTAGTTCTCAAATTAATTTTCACataagtttcaaaattttgttccTATATCATGGATGAAGAGCCATTTGCTAAAAGCAAAATAGCTTCTTACCTCAGATTTCTGCGCTAAAATACTTGCCAAATGCTTGATCTTCTCAGCAGAAAAAATGCGGTCAACCTCAGCTCCCAATATAGCAAATGGAACCCTTACCTCTACAATAACCACCAATCAAGCATAAATGCTTGGGGAGGACTTGAAATTTCTACCCatggaaattttaaaatatgcaaaatattACCGTTGATTTCATCTTCTGTCATTGGACCAGGATGTAAGACTACTGCAGCCTGAATGCAGTCCAAATTGTTTGCCAGTTTGACAACCACCATTCCTGAATGATTGGCAAGAAGGTAAACCTGAGGTTCTGCAAGCAGATATCTAGTACAGTTGTCAAggaatggatttttttttccttatttttttctctttttcattgTTGAATACATATGACATTCAACCCATTGTGTACTATGATGCATGATCcatgaaacaagcaaaagatACAAGTTGTATCTTTACCTCCCCAGCAGAAACCTGCAGCCCCTATAGCAGTATATCCTTTGCTTTTCAAGGCAGCAATTACTTTCTTAGCATCCTCAGATCCTTTGTCCTGAAAGCCTCATATGTAAATCAAACAATATCAATGCTTATTGTGAGAAATCCTATGCCCCTAAAATTTGAGATCAGATAATTTTAAAGCCTCTTAAAATTTGTTATAGAAATCATAGTAGTACCACTTACTTTCAGGATTAGCTATATTTATAACCACTCTTATTGGAATACCccaggtgcaatcaaagaataTTAATCTTGCAGTCCAGTTTCTGTGTTAAACATACCGATGGATGAGCATTTTTCCATGCTTCCagatcaaaattaggatttCCAACATCAGCAGGGTCACCGAAAAGGAAATCTGGAACCACTACAAAAAATCCAGTATCTGCAACCTTGTCTGCAAGTTTTCTTTATAACAAGAAAGCAAATACTAGCTGAaatcaatataaaaaatattatagtgGTAACAAATATTAATGTCGTATCCAACTAATCATTAATAAGCATGGTTGCTATGGTCAGGCTTGACGGTAAAAAAGAGTCAGTTATAATCAACTATGCTTCTGACTCGCAACTTTTGACACAGAACTTTATCTGGTAATAAAATACTCCGGTTGACACTCCAGCAAAGAAGACGTcagttgaaaaaaagaaaattacctGCTCTTGCAAAGATAAAGATGCAGACATTGTTTTGTGCTAGTTATTACTCATATGAATTGTAGACAATTGACAAATAAATTGTACTTAGCAAACAGTTTAAGATTGGTATGTTCAGCAGCCTCAGACCACTGTGTCACATACCAAAGACACATTAAAAAATGTAGCCATGTTTGTGTCCAACAAATAAACAATTCTCCATCTACCATCAACTAACACAAGAACGGGGTACACTTTAGAGTTCTGCTTTTCGCATTTCGTGTTTTCACCATATCTTTCCAGGAAAATGGAATGCTGCCTCATACATGTTTATAAAGATGATGAACTGAAAGGAACCTAATTTAATTATGACTTGAATGGAGATTGGATAATTAAGGGCCTCAATTGCTAGCCTTATTGTGTAGCAGCAAGGAAATTATAGCATAAGTTCATTATTCTGCAATACTCTTTTTCAAACTTTTGATTGATCAAGGGATGAATGTTTTATTGGACCGCTTTTAGTTCTAACATAGAAAGAAATGCTTTTGCTTCAAATTGGAGGCAGAAAAATTAATAGTTCAAAATCAAACTTAAAATTCATTGATCAATCAGTTTTTTTTAGCTGCCtcaaattcaaaagaaaattgaaatccAAGCATGATCCGGGTACTGCATGGACTAAATACACTGCATTATCATATGCATGTGTTTATCCATTCATGGATGCTAACCTATTCCGAAATTTTGGATAGAAAAACTATGAGTTCAGAGAATATTCTGAATCTCCTTGATCCTTGATAGCTGCATTTAAATTGATGGGCTTGTTAGAATCTACTTACCTCAAATTTGGAGCTTCATACCCTGCAAAACAATCCCAGCAAACCTCAACATAAGCAGTTTGCAGATATAGTAATTTTTTAGAATGTGATGGTAATCATGTTCTAACCTTTACAAAATAAACTTagtagaaaattagaaaaagaaaatattcctcACATGGATACCCAGTGGAATTGGGAGGTTTTCCAAATTCACCGATAATATACACACTAATACATTAAGAATCAGCAATAGGACCATTATATTTTCTAACAAACCAGATCGTGTTAACCAACCAAAGTTAGCTTCGCTCATCTCATCGTGTATTTAACAGAAGCAAAGGCTCAGTAACGGTCCAGTAAAAAGTCATAGCAAATCCCATAAAAATTATACCAGAAACAAGCGTACTCCAAATAAACAATCAACTTCCTGAGTGATCCTACCAGAATTCATCGCTACACAAGACATAAAATTGACAATTGAAGTTGAATTTATCATATCTCACCCAATTCTTCATCACTGGTTTTTCATAGCAAACCAACAGATATTTTTTATCACCCTAGAGAACATACTAGAAAAAAAGTAGCGGCAGTAATGAAACATTCATCAATAACAGGTTCAAGATGACATTTGCTCCTGTCTTTTTTTTAGATGTTCAACTAGTCTTTAGCTCTAACTAGATAAATTAGAAAGCAAGCAGGAAACTATTAAGTGCACATCTAGTTGAAAACTCATCAACAAGATCAGGATGATGATCATTACCAAAAGCATCAGCAATCAGAAGGATGGCGCGATGGGAGTCTCGGTGTCCAGTAACATATGTTTGAAGCCCAGCGATTTCTTCTACATTTCCTGCTCCACAGGTTGAACTAAGCTTTGGAGGATTCGAAAAACACATTGGACCCGACATGGTTTTAGGGAGTATGCAGCAGTATTACTGGTTACTACTGACTCCTATATCTATTTATCTGGAGAAAAGGCTGAGAAAGTTATGAGCTTAAGTCTTGTTAATGGAGTGTCCTCTATCCTGTCTTCTTTACTCCTTGAAAATTCAAAGTGTGGTCATTTTcgtttgttttcttgaaaattgcatCAGCCATTACGTGAGAGGGACACCTTTTGCGTCATGATTGATGACTATGTTTACTTATTGCTGTAGATTAGCTTtctttgcaaataaaaattagggtcaattacactttacccccctTAACTTGGGGATGAGTAACACTTTGCCCGCTTATACTCAAGAAATATACACTTTACCCCATGTTAACAATTTCGGTATTCTACATGACATCACCAATTTTTGTTCCAAAACTAATCCCAATTGAAATAGGCATCAATAGTCATTTTAAGTAATTAGCAAGGCATTGGCTGCCGTGATCCCAAATAGTTATGTACTTCAAACTTGTTGTCCAGGAATCGATAATGAAATATGAGCCTCCATGTGCAGGATATTACATATAACATACAACATAGCCATTCATCAACATATCCAAAATAACATCATTGTGACTACAGCCTTTAAAGCATTCCAAAACAAAAGAGGGAACATTATCTGTGACaaccctacctccccctagggcgtaccctaggttTTAGCGAGTCGtctgcccaattctcgccaggactcactcactcgaaacTCGAGAAAATAACTTACCTCCATAGAAAATAAGTAACACAAcaagttcaaacttaatatatacattgatgctcaaccCAGATACAAGGCTCTACACACTAAAATACTttaaagtgtttacaattcaagtacaaacaactctagtcgggtgctagcacgagtacaatttcaaattttcaaagcaactagactacgctagtctttacaaatctcgcacctcgctcgtaccccctgtaaggaaaacaaaactaacggagtgagctaaatcttagtgatgttccaaatagcaaattgaccattaattaACAGTAAATGTAtcataatagtgaaatagcgagcataacaagtcaagaaaatgagcaataCACTTTGTATAGCCAACATTCCTTATTCAGTATTTCACGTAAaaggatataattgcttttgtaAACCAGTTCCACCATAGTTTGGTcatatagtagttgacactccgtcaactttcaaataaggtaactagtccagtagtacaccacgtaactccaatctccgtccaccaatcaaaccccttaccgggcccgaactccaaggtaaacactggtggtaatactcgagtataccgattagtcgagaagataacactctacTCGACAACACTAACTACCCaaggttcgttatctaatcgaccaggcccttgccggctcgactcgattaactagccacagggtttctagaattccagacaagatacaattcatatgcatgtatatcAATTCGATTAAAATCAACGAATAAGAATagatcacattagggcaagtgcgataaagtacactcttgccctatcaatccaCTCATagatcatgtaatcacattggtcaagtattaaacacaagtgtcaagttcaatcaggtatttggaagcactcaccaaaaaaTGTAGTGCCTTTACAGGTcacgttcgggtattactctgtgtttggagtccaaatctgcgataaaatattgtttaagagttttgaaaattaactaaggttcgaaacttaaacgtttcattTAAtgagaatcaagtaattgaaacttatttagagaatattcgtaaaactcttgctcgcttttcaaactgtgaaattttgaagcaattatactttgaaataccatttgagtcgaagaaacaaggaaaacgtatttctattagtcgttaatttcatttttccaagggtacaagttttggccgaattctaacttatatacctctacaaaAGAGGACTCGAACAACCTAGACAATTCGAGTTAGATTCGTACTcaaagccttactcaagtcgcgagtatatctacctaaccctcgagcgaaaatttgggcggcacgccctttgtgtttacctctCTTCCAgtcatttatgacttcattgtttttctcaatttaGCCCCACAATCACATACAAGTAATGTTACCAAcatagcccttcaattaggctccaaaatcatctaattacaacacaagtttaATAATACAAtcggaaatcagttttgaagacaaacagctaaacagcagatttgatatctta
The DNA window shown above is from Coffea arabica cultivar ET-39 chromosome 5e, Coffea Arabica ET-39 HiFi, whole genome shotgun sequence and carries:
- the LOC113743557 gene encoding endo-1,3;1,4-beta-D-glucanase, translated to MSGPMCFSNPPKLSSTCGAGNVEEIAGLQTYVTGHRDSHRAILLIADAFGYEAPNLRKLADKVADTGFFVVVPDFLFGDPADVGNPNFDLEAWKNAHPSDKGSEDAKKVIAALKSKGYTAIGAAGFCWGGMVVVKLANNLDCIQAAVVLHPGPMTEDEINEVRVPFAILGAEVDRIFSAEKIKHLASILAQKSEVDSFVKIFPGTEHGWTTRYKDEDEAAVKKAEESHLDMLNWFTKYIK